Genomic window (Polaribacter batillariae):
ATCTTTAAAAGAAAACTCAACACCATTTGCAGAAACCGTAGGGTTTTTTAAGAATAAACATTCTTCACCATCTATTTCTACTGTTAATTCTTTAGCGCCGATTATAAATTTTGCTTTTGTTCCTTTAGGTTTTGAATAGCCGTTTAAAGAAATACCTAACGTTAAATTAAACTCACCTTGTAAGGCTGTTGGAACATTGCCAGCAGTTTCATCGGCTGCAATTGTGTAAGTACATGTTTCGCAATTATTATTATCTTTTTCGTTAGAACTGCAAGAAAATAGTATGCTAATGCATAAAAATAAGAATAAGACCGTAATTTTTTTTGTAGTTTTCATCATTTTTAATTTTGGATTTATGTTACAAATTTCAAGAATAAACAACTACAAAAAAATACGACAGATGCCGTATTTTTTCGAATTAGGAATCTAAAATTTATTGTTTTGGAGCATTAAATGTGCCTTCTGTAACCTTTTTTATAGTTACTGCAGAAGAAGAATTGTTTTCTCCTGTAAAAGAAAATGTTCCTTTTACAGCAGTGTCTGTATCTTCTGTAACTGTTATGGTGCCTTCACCAATTGTAAATGTAGAGGCCCAAGCAACAACAGGGTTTACTGTTCCATAAATCATGCTACTTGCATTTGATGCACTGTCTCCAGTTTTGTAAGTACCTACACCATTGTAATTCATAATATTTATTCGAATATAAACTCCATTGGAATTAGATCCTTGAACAGCCAAAACATTATTGCTTGTAGATGATGCAACTGCACTAGACAAAGCTGTAAAAGCTGTGCCATCTATTTTTGCAGACAAAGAACCTTCGCCAGAAATACCCAAATCTTCGTCACTTCCTCCACAAGAAACGAGTACTGATAAAAATAATAATAAACTGATTTTTTTTAATGTTTTCATTTTAGTTTGAAATTTTAAATTAATACGTATTCAAATTTTAAATTATTTAATTGGCAATGCAATACGTCAAATGCCTTATTTTTTTATATTGCGTATAATTTTTCTCACTAAAAAAAACACAAAAATTAAAATAAGAAGTGGAATGCCATAAATAGATAGGTAATACACAAGTTTAATTAAAAAATTACCAGTTCCAGAAACGTCATAAGGATTCTTAAATTCTGTTTTTTTATAGTTGAGGTTTTTAAAGTTTGTTGTTGAAAATTTATCAATAGCACTAAAATAAGAATCGCTACTTTTTGTAATTTCTTTAAAATTGAAATTTTCTATTCGCCTTCCATAAGTAATTACAAAATTTTCATCTGGTTTTTTTCCATAATCTTCCATAGAAAAATGCAAAATGTTTTTTGCAGAAAAAACCAAAGCAGGCGAAGCAACTTTGATGTTTTTTAATGAAATATTATCTTTTAATTCTGCATAAAAATTTCCTTTTTCTATGGGAGATTTCCATAAATAACCGGTTTCAATTAAATAGATAAAAGCATTTTTTTTATCGGAATTATACCCTTGAGTTATTTTTGCATTGTTGGTGTTTACTAAAAAATAAACCGTAAATTTTGTAATTTCTTTGGGCGGAAAAACCACTTCCCACACATACCAATTTTCGTTTTTAAGATTGGGTTTTTCGAAAATTTTTAGTTCTTTTTCATTGGTAAGTCCTTTTATTTTATACAAACCATCTACTCGAACTTCATTTAAATGATTGTGAAATCGAACATTTTCGAAAACAGTATTTATTGGATAGCCCACCTTTATTTTTAAAGTATCTTTTGCTGTGTTTTTAAAATAGTAATCGCCTTTTACAGTGGCAAAACCTTTATATAATTGCATGTAAATATTTTCAGATTTCATCTGAATTTTCTTATAGGCCATACTATCTTCTGGATATAGTAGCGTAAAACTTCCACTACCACCAGCATTCCAAACTCCAGGTTGTGCAGAATTGGCTACTAAAAATAGAGCAACTATAAAAATGATAAAGAGGTGGCAGAATTTTTTCATCGTAAAAACTTACAAGTTTTATTTTATTTTCTTAAAAAATGCATCTAAATTTTTAGTTAAAAAAGTATTACATGCATTGTAAAAGCCTTCTGCATATTTGTCTCCATCTACCTCAATCCATTTTGTAGTTGTAGAAAAACGATCTGCCTTGGCATCTAGGTAATTAGAAAACGTTGTAAAAGAAGTTGGCACAAAAGAGCCTTGTTTTTGATAAGCAACAATTTTTTGTTTTTTTAAAATGTTGTTAATCTCTACGTCTTCCTTTAAGTTTCCATTAAATTGAGAAGTTGCTCCTAAGCCTATTTTTCCTTGTGTAAATTGTACACTAGAAATTGCAGGATATGTGTCTGTAGCTCCTTTAATTTTTACAGAACCAAATAATTTACCTAATGTAGATTTTTTCTTTTTAAATTTTTGAGGAATTGATATTGCATGATTATTAACCAAACGTAAATTTGTTTTAATTTTTACTTTTGCAGCCTTACCTTTCATCCAATCGCTTCCAGGTTCAGAGAACATTACATATAAATTTACATCTGCAATAATGGCATCTCCTAGGGCTTTAGATAACTTTGGCTGTAAACCAATACCTCCTAAAAAACCTTTTTTAATTTCTCCATCAGTAGTTTTTCTTTTGTAATAGAAACTATAATCTTGTGGAATACAATTTATAATACCTGTTAAGTTTTCTTGAATGATAGGGCCAGAAGCTTTTTGCCAATTTTTAAAAACATCTGTCTTGCCTGCTTCTTCTGCAGCAACAATTTCAAACCCTTCATTTTTAAGTCTATTTATAAAATTCTGATACAATTCATTGGTTTTGACTTGCATTTTATTGGCATCAATACCACCCAAACCTATTGCTGCTTTTGCAGTTGCATTGCTAGTGTTTCCACCAATTCTACCTCCATTTCCACCAGCTTTAAAATCGATGGCTTCTTTATAAATTTCGTAGTTTACATTAAAAGAGTTAATGTAAATTTTTTTAGGAGCTTTTTTCATTTTATTCGCTCCATAAAATTTACTTTTAATTTTTACTTCTTCTATGTCTTGTGCGAATGCACTTAAAGAAATAAAGAAAATTGCGGCGATTAGATAATTAATTTTTTTCATTTTAGTATAGTTTTTAGGAATTAACCCTACAAAACTGATAAAAATTGAAACTAGGCACAATACGTCATTTGACGTATATTGTATTATTCCGTAAAAATTACCAGTTGTTTTTTTATCTCTTCTTTGGTAGCTTTCTCGTTTTCTAGTTTTCGAGAGACATATTCTAAAGTTTTCGAATTCTCTTTTATAGATTCTAAAACAAGATCTACAACAAGTCTAAAAAGAATTAATAAAATAGCGGCGATAATACCAGCTTTGCCAAAAACAATAAAAAAGAAAGAAAAAATAACTACAAATTGTTGTAAAAAAATTCGAACATAAGGTTTAAACATTAATTCTTTGGCTGTAAATTTTTGGTATTTTTTATGATGAATATAATCGGTAATAAATTTTCCTAAATGTGTAAAAACAATGGCTGGTAAGGCGTATTTAATATCTTCTAAATTTAAAATGATGCTATAATTTTCTATAATATCAAAGGGTTCTTTTATAATTGAAGTACCATCAATACCAAAAAGTGTAAAACCAAACAACGATTGAATTGCCACAAAAAAACCATAATGAAACAAGAAAAATAAGATTAAACCAAAATCAGATTTTTTAGATTTTCCGAACAAAATACTCCACAACATTTTTAGAGCATTAAAAAATCCAATAACAATGGTTTCTAAAAAATAAGCAAATAAGATAGACATTGGTGAAGCTTTACCAATGTATAATAAAAATAAAAGGTAAATAGAACTTAGCCAAATAAATGCGTTTTGTTCGGTTGGATAAAAAATAGATTTTAACATATCGCTAGTTTTACAAGCGGTAAAAATCTGTATAATAAAAAAGAGAAAAAATACGACAAATGCCGTATTTAATCGAAAAGAATTTCTTGAGGTTTTCGTTGAAATGGTGATTTCCCTAGAAAGCGGGCATCTAAATACAGCATTGTGATTTTTGACCCTTTTTTGGTAAAAACAAAAACCAATTTCAAATTATAAATGAAATTATTTGTTTTTTAAAAATTTATAGAAGGTATTTTGGTTTTAATTTGGTCGATTTTATGGTTTAAATTTTCTAAAAATTTTTGATGTTCTTCTGAATTTTTATGAAAAGGTTTGTGTAAAATTCCTTTTTGAATGGTTTCAATTTCTTGCATTAGAGCTTTAGAATCTTCAGAAATCCAAACAGTCATAAATTTTTCCCAAATGCAATTAATGGCGGTTTTATTAGGGTGAATCATGTCTTCTTTATAAAAACGATAGTCACGTAATTCGTCCATCATAATTTCATAAGAATAAAAGTAAGAAATGTCTCTTCGAGCGCAGTCGAGAAGTTGGTGAATTCCCGAAATTAAATGCGATTTACTTCGCATATTTTCCACAAAACCATCTTTTAAATGTCTAACAGGAGAAACTGTAAATAAGATTGTAACTTCTTTATTAATGGTTTTTATAAGTTCGATAATTGCTTCTAAACTCTCGGAAATTTCATTTACAGTTAACAATTCTTTTAAGAATTTTTTCTGTGGAATTTTATGGCAGTTTGCCACAATTGCATCTGTTTCTATAAACCTGTAAACCCAAGACGTTCCTAGAGTAATTATTATGTGAGAAGCTTCTGTAAGTTTTTTTAGGGTTGAAGAAATTGCGGAGTTTAAGTTGTTTAACACCTCGTTTTTATCAGCAGAACTTAAACTAGAATGGGCATCTAAACAATGCCAACGTTCGTTTTGATATACCAAATCTTTCGTTGAATATACTTTTTCGTTTATTGCATTTGTAATAAGATTTTCAATCGCCTTTGGTTGAAATAAAATTCCAAAAGGGTTTTGTGTAGATTTAAATTTATAGAACGCTAATTTATCTCCAATATTTTCGGAGAAACAAGAACCTAATAATAGAATTTTAGAACTGTAATCTATTGGGTTTCTTACTTCTTTTTTTAACGGAATTTGGGTTTGGAGCTTCATTTTTTAAACCATATACTCTTTCGCTTTTTCAAGCGCTTTAGGTATTCCTCCAGGATTTCTACCACCAGCAGTGGCGAAAAAATTTTGCCCACCACCACCACCATGAATTAGTTTTCCTAATTCTCTTACTACTTTTCCTGCATTATAACCGCGTTCGTTGGCCAATTCTTTGGAAATATAACAAGTTAACATTGCCTTTTCTTTGCTGGGAGCTGTTGCAAATAATAAAAATAAATTTTTATGCTTTTTACCTAAAGAAAAAGCTAGGTTTTTAATTCCGTTTGCGTCTAAATCTACTTTTGTAGCCAAAAACTGTACGCCATTAATTTCTTGCAATTGGTTTTCTAATTCTCCAGATAAATTTTGGGCTTTATCTTTTAAAAGCTGCTCTACTTGTTTTTGTAAGTTAGCATTTTCTTCTTGCAATTTTTTAACCGCTTTTACAGGTTCTTTTGTGTTATTTAGCAAATCTTTTATTTCGAACAAAGTTCTATTGTTTTCAAAATAAAAATCTTTAACAGCTTCGTTTGTAATGGCTTCTATTCTGCGAATTCCTGCTGCAACTGCACTTTCTGACTTTATTTTAAAATGCCAAATATCTGCGGTGTTTTTTACATGTGTTCCGCCACAAAGTTCCATCGATTTTCCGAATTTTATAGCTCTAACAGTATCGCCATATTTTTCGCCAAATAAAGCCAAAGCACCTTCGTCTAAAGCTTGTTGCATAGGTATATTTCTTTTTTCTATTAAAGGAAGTTTTCCTGCGATTCTTGCATTTACAAAATCTTCTACATCACGTAATTCATCGACCGTTAATTTAGAAAAATGAGAAAAATCGAAACGTAAATATTTAGAATGTACAGCAGAACCTTTTTGTGCTACATGTGTGCCTAAAACTTCTCTTAAAGCCTGATGTAAAAGGTGTGTTGCTGTGTGGTTGCATTCGGTTCTATAACGTTGTTTTTCATCTACAACTGCTTTAAAACTTTCGTTTAAATGCTTGGGAAGATTTTTGGTAAAATGAATAATTACGTTGTTTTCTTTTTTGGTATCTAAAATATACACAACATCTCCATGAATATCTTCTAAATAGCCTTTATCGCCAACTTGCCCACCACCTTCAGGATAAAAAGGAGTTAAATTAAACACTAATTGATACATTTCGCCATCTTTTTTAGAAGTAACTTTTCTGTATCTAGTGATTTTTACATTGGCTTCTAAAGAATCGTAACCAATAAATTCTTCCTCTGCATCATCCATTAAAATGGTCCAATCGTCGGTAGATATTTCGCTGGCAGCTCTCGATCTATTTTTTTGTTTTTGAAGTTCTTCTTGAAACCCTTTTTCATTTAAAGTAAACCCTTTTTCAGAAAGAATTAAGGCAGTTAAATCTACCGGAAAACCAAAAGTATCGTACAATTCGAATACTTTTTCTCCAGAAATTTCTTTAGATGTAGCGTTGTCGATAATTGCATCTAACAAGACCAAACCTTGGTCTAAAGTTCTTAAAAAAGAAGTTTCTTCTTCTTTAATAACATTCTCTATCAATTGTTTTTGAGCCTTTATTTCAGGAAAAGCTTCGCCCATTTTTTTGCTTAACACATTTACCAACCTATAAATAAATGGTTCTTTTTTGTTTAAAAAAGTAAATCCGTAACGAACGGCTCTTCGTAAAATTCTGCGAATTACATAACCTGCACCAGTATTGCTAGGCAATTGCCCATCTGCAATCGAAAAAGCAACCGCTCTTACATGATCGGAAATCACACGAATGGCAATATCTTGCTTTTTATTAGTTCTGTATTTTGTGTTGGTAATGGTTTCAATTTCTCTAATAATAGGTGTAAAAACATCTGTATCGTAGTTCGATTGTACATTTTGTAAAACCATACACAAACGCTCGAAACCCATTCCTGTATCTATGTGTTTGTTGGGTAAATTTTCTAGTGTACCATCTGCTTTTCTATTGTATTGCATAAAAACCAAGTTCCAGATTTCTACGACTTGTGGGTGATCTTGATTGATTAATGTTTGGCCATCTACTTTGGCTTTTTCTTCAGCAGAACGAATATCTACATGAATTTCAGAACAGGGTCCACAAGGTCCTTGTTCGCCCATTTCCCAGAAATTATCTTTTTTATTTCCTTTTAAAATTCGATCTTCGGCAATAAATTCTTTCCATAAATCATAGGCTTCAGTATCCATTTTTAGGTTGTCATGATCTTTAGTTCCTTCAAAAACAGTTACATATAAAATGTCTTTGTCGATTTTATAAACTTTGGTTAACAACTCCCAAGCCCAAGCAATGGCCTCTTTTTTAAAATAATCTCCAAAAGACCAGTTTCCTAACATTTCGAATAAAGTATGGTGGTATGTATCGTAACCAACTTCTTCTAAATCGTTGTGTTTTCCAGAAACTCGTAAACATTTTTGCGAATCTGCAATTCTGTTGTTTTTTGGAGTTCCATTTCCTAAGAAATACTCTTTAAATGGGGCCATTCCAGAGTTTACAAACATTAATGTTGGGTCGTCTTTGGTTACCATGGGTGCAGAAGGCACTATTAAATGCGATTTTTCTTTATAAAAGTTTAAAAAAGTAGTACGAACATCTTGAGATTTCATAAAATAGAAGTTTCTGGTTTTATTGGATTTTTGTTAATTAATTTCTAAAAAAACCACTTCAAAAAAGCAGTTGTAAAACATTTTGTAAATTTGTGAGTTATTAAAAAAGAGCTTCCAATAAAAAAACGAATTTAAGAGTACAAAAATAGTACATTTACCAATATGGCAAAAGTAAAATATTATTACGATGCAGATACGCTTTCTTACAGAAAAATTGCTGTAAAGAAAAGTGCTTACTTTAAAAAATCTGTCTTTGGTATTTTTGCTGTTCTTCTAATTGCTTTTATTGGTTTTATTCTGTTTAGTCAGTTTATAATGTCTCCAAATGAAAGAGCATTAAAAAGAGAAAACGAGAATTTAAAACTTAACTACGAACTTTTATCAAAAAGAATTGAAGAAAATGCAGAAATTTTAGCACAAATTCAAGAACGAGACGATAATATTTACAGATCTTATTTTGAAGCAAACCCTATTCCAGAAGAACAACGAAAAGCAGGATTTGGTGGGGTGAATAGATACAAACATTTAGATGGTTTCGACAATTCGGAAATGATTAAAAAAATTACGAAAGATATAGATGTATTGTCGAAACAAATGGTAGTGCAGTCGAAATCTTTAGACGAAATTGTTGCATTAGCTAAAGAAAAGGAAGAAATGTTAGCATCGATACCAGCAATACAACCTGTTAAAAATGAAGATTTAAAAAGAATGGCTTCTGGTTATGGCATGCGAATTCATCCTATTTTAAAATATCGTAAAATGCATAAAGGTATGGATTTTACAGCGCCAGTTGGAACACCAGTTTATGCAACAGGTAATGGAAAAGTAATTCGCGCACAAAGAAGTAGTTCTTTTGGAAACGTAGTTTATATCGATCATGGGTATGGCTACAAAACCATTTATGCGCACCTGAGTATGATAAAAACTAGAAAAGGTAAAAAAGTAAAACGCGGCGATTTAATTGGTTATGTTGGAAACACAGGTTTATCTGCAGCTGCACATTTACATTACGAAGTACATAAAAACGACAGAGCAGTAAATCCTATTTACTTTTATTATGGCGATTTAAATCCAGAGGAATTCGAAGCCATGCAAAAAGCAGCAGCCATAGAGGGGCAATCTTACGATTAAGTTGAGAGCTTGAAGTTTAAAGTTGGGAGTGATAATAAATGAATAACTTTTTCATAATAATATGTTTTTTTAAAACTTAATTATTTACTTTGAATCTTGAATCTTGAATCTTGAATCTTGAATCTTGAATCTTGAATCTTGAATCTTGAATCTTGAACCCAAAATAAACCTTGAACTCACAGAATGCACATAGATTTACCAAAAAAAAGATACTATAAAATAGGTGAAGTTGCCAAAGCTTTTAACGTAAATGCCTCTTTAATTCGATTTTGGGAAAAAGAATTTGCTATTATTAAACCTAAAAAAAACGCAAAAGGAAACCGTCTTTTTACCCAAGATGATATTGCCAACTTTAAACTAATTTTTAATTTAGTAAAAGAGCGAGGTTTTACTTTAGAAGGCGCAAAGCAAAAGTTAAAGAAAAACCCAGAATCTACCTTTAATAAGCACGAAATAATTACAAGATTAGAATCTGTAAAAGCCGAACTGAATAAAATTAAAAATCAACTGTAACAGAATAGGTATTTCTGTGTCTAATAGTTACATTGGCTTTAATATTCTTTAAATTCTCACGAATATTAGGTATTTTTGAAGCAATAAAAAATCAACTAACAAATTTAAAAAGATAGAAATTATGAAAAAATGGTTAATTCCAGTAATAGTAATTGTGTTAATTGTATTTGGAGTGTACAATTGGGCAAAAGGGTTTAATAACGAGGCAGTTGTGTTACAAGAAGATGCAAAAACAACGTGGTCTAATGTAGAAAGTGCTTACCAACGTAGAAACGATTTAATCGGAAACTTAGTAAAAACAGTACAAGGCGCAGCAGATTTCGAAAAAGAAACCTTAACACAGGTTATAGAAGCGCGTGCAAAAGCTACATCAACAACGATAAATGCAGGAGATTTATCACCAGAAAAAATGGCGCAATTTCAACAAGCACAATCTGGTTTAACAGGCGCATTGTCTAAGTTATTATTAGTGGTAGAACGTTATCCAGATTTAAAAGCAAATGCTAATTTCTTAGAATTGCAAAGCCAATTAGAAGGAACAGAAAACAGAATTAATGTCGCAAGAGATCGATTTAATGCAAATGTTAATAAATATAATAAGCATATTAAAATATTTCCAAACTCAGTTTTAGCAGGTATTTTTAATTTTGATGAAATGGCTCGTTACAAAGCAGATGCAGGTTCAGAAAATGCACCAGATGTAAATTTCGATTTTAAAAAGAAATAAATAGAATGTCTAAAGTAGAAGAATTTCTTAGCCCAGCAGAAGAAAAAGAAATTATTTCTGCGATTAGAATTGCAGAGAAAAATACTTCTGGCGAAATACGTGTGCATATGGAAGCTTCTTCCGAGAAAGACCATTATGAGCGTGCGTTAGAAGTATTTTATCTGTTAAAAATGGACAATACCAAAGATGCAAATGCCGTTTTAATTTATGTTGCTGTAAACGACAAAAAGTTTGTTATTTATGGCGATAAAGGCATTAACAAAGTAGTTCCTAAAGATTTTTGGAATACTACCAAAAATGTTATGCAGCAAAACTTCAAAAAAGGAAATTTTAAACAAGGAATTGTTGAAGTAATTTTAAAAGCTGGCGAAGAATTACAAGAACACTTTCCTTGGCAAATAGACGATAAAGACGAACTTTCTAATGAAATTTCTAAAGGATGATGTATTCTAGAAAGCAGTTTTCAGTAACTAGTCTTCAGTTATTCGCAACTTCTAAAAAATGGTTGTTTTTAGTAACCATTATTTTCTCTTTTAATCTTTACTCTCAAGGTTTTGAGGTTCCAAAAAAGCCAAAATTTCAAACAAGTGTATATGATTTTACAAAACCAGCACTACTTTCAGATTTTCAAAAAAAGAATTTAGAAAGTAAATTAGTTCGATATTCAGACACAACTTCTACTCAAATTGTAGTTGCAATTATTTCATCTACAGGAGGAGAAGAAATTAAGTATCTCGCAGCACAATGGCTTGCTAAATGGGGTTTAGGCGTAAAAGGAAAAGATAATGGAGTGTTACTATTGTTGGCAAAAAATGATAGAAAAATTGCAATAAGTAGTGGTTATGGAGTTGAACATTTACTTACAGATTTTCAGTCTAAAAGAATTATAGAACGTGTGATTATTCCTGAATTTAAAAAAGGTAATTTTTATTCAGGATTAGACAAAGGTACAGATTATATTTTTAGAACTTTAAACGGAGAATTTAAAGGAACTCGCCAAAAAAATTCGAAAGGTTTCGATCCTGGAATCATTTTCTTTATCATCATAATTATCATCTTTTTTATCTTAATTTCTAGAGGAAATAAAAACAATAGAGGTGGTGGCAAACGCTACAGAAGAGGGTCTTTAGCAGATACAATTTTTGATACCATAATTTTAAGTAACGCTGGTAGAGGTGGAGGTAGTTTTGGTGGTGGCTTTGGAGGTTCATCTGGAGGTGGAAGCTTTGGCGGAGGTGGTTTTGGTGGCGGTTTTGGCGGCGGAATGGGTGGTGGAGGAGGAGCTTCTGGAGGCTGGTAATCTAATTTTACAGAACGCTTTTTGGGAACTGTTCAAAAAAAATAAGTGTATTTATGTTGAAGAAAATTTCGTTCGTTTTTAGTTTTTTATTGTTGATGAGTTGTCAGAATTTCGGACAATTAAAAATGTTAGCAGACTTACCCAAAGACCTAAAAGAAGTTTCTGGAACCGAAATTGTAGCAAATTCCCATTTAATTTGGATGATTAATGATGGTGGAAACAAACCAGAATTGTTTGGTTTAGACGAAAAAGGAAAAATTCAAAAAGAAATTTACATCAAAGCGAAAAACCACGATTGGGAAGATTTAACATCCGATGAAAATGGAAATATTTACATTGGCGATTTTGGTAACAATTTAAATAGAAGAAAAAATCTATCCATTATTATTGTTGAGCATAATAACCTGGACAAAAAAAATGCAGAAGTAAACGAAATCGAATTTAAATATCCAAATCAACATAAATTTCCGCCCAAAAAGAAAGCCCTTTTTTTTGATACAGAGGCTTTCTTTTACTTTAACAGTTCTTTATATATTTTTACAAAAAGTAGGGTAAAACATCAATACGGAAAAACAACACTGTATAAAATTCCCGCAAAGAAAGGAAAATATACGGCTGAAATCGTTGGAGAATTCGAGAATTGTAACGATTTAGAGTGTTGGATTACTTCTGCAGACATTTCTAACAATGGAAAAAAAGTAGCACTTCTTTCACAAAAAAATGTGCTAATTTTTACTGATTTTAAAGATGATAATTTTCTCTCTGGAAAGGTTAAAAAAATTGAATTAACACACCGTTCTCAAAAAGAAAGTATCACTTTTAAAGACAACAACACTTTATTAATTACAGATGAACGTGCTCATGGAGCTGGAGGGTTTTTGTATGAGTTGAAGATTTAGTTAATTACTTTTAGAAATACTATCTGCCATAATTAGTGCATTATAAGCATTTAAAACCTTACCAGATTTAGATAATTGATTAAAAGGTGTAGTTTTATTCTTATTATCTTCAGTGGGTGTATTTACTTCAATTTTATATTCTAAACCAGAATCCATTAAAATATGTTTTATTTGAGATGCTGTTAAATTTGGGTAGTAAGAATAAATTAATGCAGCTACCCAGAAGTTATCGCTGAGGAAGCAGATGTGCCACCATAAACGATATTATATTCGTTTTTAGGAAAAGTAGTATAAATGTATTCTCCTGGAGCAAAAATATCTACTTCATTATTCCCATAATTACTAAAAGAGGATCTTAATTTGTTATTAATGTATAGTCCATTAGAACCAACTTTCAAAAAGTTATCGGATATTTCTGTCTCATTTTCATATTCGTGGTCGTTAGGAAACCATGTTAAGTTTTTTAATTCTAAATTTCGATTATCGTTTCCTGCTCCATTTACTAATAAAACATTTTTTTCGTCAGCATATTTAATAGCATCCAAAACCCATTTGGGATACAAAGAAAATTC
Coding sequences:
- a CDS encoding DUF6252 family protein, with the protein product MKTLKKISLLLFLSVLVSCGGSDEDLGISGEGSLSAKIDGTAFTALSSAVASSTSNNVLAVQGSNSNGVYIRINIMNYNGVGTYKTGDSASNASSMIYGTVNPVVAWASTFTIGEGTITVTEDTDTAVKGTFSFTGENNSSSAVTIKKVTEGTFNAPKQ
- a CDS encoding DUF6498-containing protein, which produces MLKSIFYPTEQNAFIWLSSIYLLFLLYIGKASPMSILFAYFLETIVIGFFNALKMLWSILFGKSKKSDFGLILFFLFHYGFFVAIQSLFGFTLFGIDGTSIIKEPFDIIENYSIILNLEDIKYALPAIVFTHLGKFITDYIHHKKYQKFTAKELMFKPYVRIFLQQFVVIFSFFFIVFGKAGIIAAILLILFRLVVDLVLESIKENSKTLEYVSRKLENEKATKEEIKKQLVIFTE
- a CDS encoding GSCFA domain-containing protein, encoding MKLQTQIPLKKEVRNPIDYSSKILLLGSCFSENIGDKLAFYKFKSTQNPFGILFQPKAIENLITNAINEKVYSTKDLVYQNERWHCLDAHSSLSSADKNEVLNNLNSAISSTLKKLTEASHIIITLGTSWVYRFIETDAIVANCHKIPQKKFLKELLTVNEISESLEAIIELIKTINKEVTILFTVSPVRHLKDGFVENMRSKSHLISGIHQLLDCARRDISYFYSYEIMMDELRDYRFYKEDMIHPNKTAINCIWEKFMTVWISEDSKALMQEIETIQKGILHKPFHKNSEEHQKFLENLNHKIDQIKTKIPSINF
- the alaS gene encoding alanine--tRNA ligase, whose protein sequence is MKSQDVRTTFLNFYKEKSHLIVPSAPMVTKDDPTLMFVNSGMAPFKEYFLGNGTPKNNRIADSQKCLRVSGKHNDLEEVGYDTYHHTLFEMLGNWSFGDYFKKEAIAWAWELLTKVYKIDKDILYVTVFEGTKDHDNLKMDTEAYDLWKEFIAEDRILKGNKKDNFWEMGEQGPCGPCSEIHVDIRSAEEKAKVDGQTLINQDHPQVVEIWNLVFMQYNRKADGTLENLPNKHIDTGMGFERLCMVLQNVQSNYDTDVFTPIIREIETITNTKYRTNKKQDIAIRVISDHVRAVAFSIADGQLPSNTGAGYVIRRILRRAVRYGFTFLNKKEPFIYRLVNVLSKKMGEAFPEIKAQKQLIENVIKEEETSFLRTLDQGLVLLDAIIDNATSKEISGEKVFELYDTFGFPVDLTALILSEKGFTLNEKGFQEELQKQKNRSRAASEISTDDWTILMDDAEEEFIGYDSLEANVKITRYRKVTSKKDGEMYQLVFNLTPFYPEGGGQVGDKGYLEDIHGDVVYILDTKKENNVIIHFTKNLPKHLNESFKAVVDEKQRYRTECNHTATHLLHQALREVLGTHVAQKGSAVHSKYLRFDFSHFSKLTVDELRDVEDFVNARIAGKLPLIEKRNIPMQQALDEGALALFGEKYGDTVRAIKFGKSMELCGGTHVKNTADIWHFKIKSESAVAAGIRRIEAITNEAVKDFYFENNRTLFEIKDLLNNTKEPVKAVKKLQEENANLQKQVEQLLKDKAQNLSGELENQLQEINGVQFLATKVDLDANGIKNLAFSLGKKHKNLFLLFATAPSKEKAMLTCYISKELANERGYNAGKVVRELGKLIHGGGGGQNFFATAGGRNPGGIPKALEKAKEYMV
- a CDS encoding M23 family metallopeptidase — its product is MAKVKYYYDADTLSYRKIAVKKSAYFKKSVFGIFAVLLIAFIGFILFSQFIMSPNERALKRENENLKLNYELLSKRIEENAEILAQIQERDDNIYRSYFEANPIPEEQRKAGFGGVNRYKHLDGFDNSEMIKKITKDIDVLSKQMVVQSKSLDEIVALAKEKEEMLASIPAIQPVKNEDLKRMASGYGMRIHPILKYRKMHKGMDFTAPVGTPVYATGNGKVIRAQRSSSFGNVVYIDHGYGYKTIYAHLSMIKTRKGKKVKRGDLIGYVGNTGLSAAAHLHYEVHKNDRAVNPIYFYYGDLNPEEFEAMQKAAAIEGQSYD
- a CDS encoding MerR family transcriptional regulator; its protein translation is MHIDLPKKRYYKIGEVAKAFNVNASLIRFWEKEFAIIKPKKNAKGNRLFTQDDIANFKLIFNLVKERGFTLEGAKQKLKKNPESTFNKHEIITRLESVKAELNKIKNQL
- a CDS encoding LemA family protein, whose product is MKKWLIPVIVIVLIVFGVYNWAKGFNNEAVVLQEDAKTTWSNVESAYQRRNDLIGNLVKTVQGAADFEKETLTQVIEARAKATSTTINAGDLSPEKMAQFQQAQSGLTGALSKLLLVVERYPDLKANANFLELQSQLEGTENRINVARDRFNANVNKYNKHIKIFPNSVLAGIFNFDEMARYKADAGSENAPDVNFDFKKK
- a CDS encoding TPM domain-containing protein, which gives rise to MSKVEEFLSPAEEKEIISAIRIAEKNTSGEIRVHMEASSEKDHYERALEVFYLLKMDNTKDANAVLIYVAVNDKKFVIYGDKGINKVVPKDFWNTTKNVMQQNFKKGNFKQGIVEVILKAGEELQEHFPWQIDDKDELSNEISKG
- a CDS encoding TPM domain-containing protein, with the translated sequence MYSRKQFSVTSLQLFATSKKWLFLVTIIFSFNLYSQGFEVPKKPKFQTSVYDFTKPALLSDFQKKNLESKLVRYSDTTSTQIVVAIISSTGGEEIKYLAAQWLAKWGLGVKGKDNGVLLLLAKNDRKIAISSGYGVEHLLTDFQSKRIIERVIIPEFKKGNFYSGLDKGTDYIFRTLNGEFKGTRQKNSKGFDPGIIFFIIIIIIFFILISRGNKNNRGGGKRYRRGSLADTIFDTIILSNAGRGGGSFGGGFGGSSGGGSFGGGGFGGGFGGGMGGGGGASGGW